The sequence below is a genomic window from Bacillota bacterium.
TACTTGTTGTTCCTTGCGCTGTTGGTTTTTCCTTTCTGCAGCACTGAGTAGTCTAGATGAATCGGTTTTTTGTTCTGTTAGATGCTCTGGAAGTTTAGGCCGCTGGCCGGTTCTTTCACCGATTATCAGTTGCCGTGCCCTCCAGGAGCCGTGTCCTTCATATTCTATGGTAAGTTCACTGGTATCTGCCGGGTCATAGATAACATCTACAGTGCATCCTATGAAAGAAAGTCCAACCTCATATTTCTTCCCTTCAAAACTGATGCACCCGGCTTTATCCACTTTTCGCTGTTCGCAGTGCAAAAAGGCTTGGGTTATGATATCTGGATCAAGAAACTTTAGGGGTTTCTTGTCACTGCGGTAGGCTGTTTCCGGGCTCATGCCGTTTTCCAGAGCCGAATGGGGTTTGTTTTGATAGCATTCTTCCAGCCAAACTTGAAACAAAGCATTTAATCTTTCCAGCGTCTGAGGCTTTTCTAGTGCTGCTTCGGCAAGAAATGAATCAACCACACGGTTTATCCTTTCAACTTTCCCAGTAGCCTCTGGCGAATATGGCTTTGCATAGAGTAAGCGAATGCCCATCCTGGCACAGGCTCGTTGCATCCATTTGGTTCGATACTGGCTCCCGTTGTCGAAGAATACAGCTTCAGGAACACCATATTTCAAGATGGCTTTTCGGAAACAGTCTTCCACGATGACCTTGTCCAGAATGGGGTAAAATTCACCATGAAGGACAAATCTGGTTGCGTCATCCACAAAAAGGACCAAGTATACCTGTTTCTTAACACCATCCTTGCCGATAGGCAGATACGGTCCGTATTTTATGTCCGAATGCCATAGCTTGTTGCGCCAGCGTTGCTGGAATCTGCGGGCAGCAACCCCAGTACTGGAATACAGCTTCATCTGCCTTGTGCTGTAACCCCGGTTGGCCAGGTGTTCCTGCAGGGTACTGCGTTTGATTCTGCCGGGTTGTACCAAACCCTCCCATTCAAGAATCTGAATTATTTGCGCTACACTTCGGCTAGGTACTTGCCTGCGCAACAGAATGGCCTGTTCAAGTATGTTGGGGGGTATGGCCTCTTGGATTCTTCTCTGGCCTTTGCCTTT
It includes:
- a CDS encoding transposase, giving the protein MKDQKKAEDIAQQRMQLLSPLLAEGLDPAEAKEIKIRICEQTGISERTLRRYMAQYREAGFAGLKPKGKGQRRIQEAIPPNILEQAILLRRQVPSRSVAQIIQILEWEGLVQPGRIKRSTLQEHLANRGYSTRQMKLYSSTGVAARRFQQRWRNKLWHSDIKYGPYLPIGKDGVKKQVYLVLFVDDATRFVLHGEFYPILDKVIVEDCFRKAILKYGVPEAVFFDNGSQYRTKWMQRACARMGIRLLYAKPYSPEATGKVERINRVVDSFLAEAALEKPQTLERLNALFQVWLEECYQNKPHSALENGMSPETAYRSDKKPLKFLDPDIITQAFLHCEQRKVDKAGCISFEGKKYEVGLSFIGCTVDVIYDPADTSELTIEYEGHGSWRARQLIIGERTGQRPKLPEHLTEQKTDSSRLLSAAERKNQQRKEQQVPAISYRNVSKGGERRV